From Zavarzinella sp., one genomic window encodes:
- a CDS encoding immunity 22 family protein produces MVTLHVFISTGRFRTLEEMRNYIDETYTEDGDGIPSEFIEEVELDEYEPGCIEAFPSETGKPVPLAQLVAGASWSDQWLKSFDGTAMADAAICVFSPNVVENPSNCSLQYLGTCDFMPT; encoded by the coding sequence ATGGTAACTTTGCACGTTTTTATTTCAACAGGCAGGTTTCGCACGCTCGAAGAAATGCGTAACTATATTGATGAAACGTACACTGAAGATGGGGATGGTATTCCTTCTGAATTCATCGAAGAAGTGGAGTTGGATGAATACGAGCCGGGGTGCATTGAAGCTTTTCCATCTGAAACTGGCAAGCCAGTCCCACTGGCTCAATTGGTTGCAGGTGCCTCCTGGTCGGATCAGTGGCTGAAAAGCTTTGATGGCACAGCAATGGCAGATGCAGCCATTTGTGTCTTTTCACCGAACGTGGTTGAGAATCCCAGTAACTGCTCCCTGCAATATCTTGGCACATGTGATTTCATGCCAACATAA
- a CDS encoding SpoVR family protein: MFYNTSLPSHLRLLKDEIEGYARDYGLDFFDTIFEVVDSDDLNEIAAYGGFPTRYPHWSFGMAYQELQKSYEYGLSKIYEMVINTDPSYAYLMRCNHTVDQKLVMAHVYGHVDFFKNNAYFAGTNRKMMDEMANHGARIRGYAERFGESNVEEFLDICMSIDDLIDIHSLAIKRHSDPHHVQAQQFEDAPSGAVRFKSKDYMDEYINPPEQAREEARPNQMKPELHFPDRPEKDVLMFLINHAPLHAWQRDVLEIVRNEAYYFYPQAQTKIINEGWASYWHSRIMTEKALHPSELLDYADHHSGTMAMSGGRLNPYKLGIELLRDIEERWNTGRFGEEYENCENLEEKRAWNKNLGLGRKKIFEVRRIHNDITLLDAYMTPEFCAKHKLFGFKYDDHSRQYVIDTRDFEAIKQKLLTSLTNFGKPWIYVVDGNFRNRSELLLRHQHQGVDLNEQEAQDVLVNLNKLWGRPVHVETVYDDHKMLLTFDGSEHSQEIIGDIDAEA, from the coding sequence ATGTTTTACAACACCAGCCTGCCATCGCACTTGCGTCTGTTAAAAGACGAAATCGAGGGCTACGCACGCGATTATGGCCTGGATTTCTTCGATACCATCTTTGAAGTGGTGGATTCGGATGACCTGAACGAGATTGCTGCCTACGGTGGCTTTCCCACGCGGTATCCCCACTGGTCGTTTGGCATGGCCTATCAGGAGTTGCAGAAAAGCTACGAATATGGGCTGTCCAAGATCTACGAGATGGTCATCAATACCGATCCATCGTATGCCTACCTGATGCGGTGCAACCATACCGTTGATCAGAAACTGGTGATGGCTCACGTTTATGGGCACGTGGATTTCTTCAAAAATAACGCTTATTTTGCTGGCACCAACCGCAAAATGATGGATGAAATGGCTAACCATGGTGCCCGCATCCGTGGCTATGCAGAACGGTTTGGCGAAAGCAATGTGGAGGAGTTTCTGGATATCTGCATGTCGATTGACGACTTGATCGATATTCATTCGTTGGCAATCAAGCGACATTCCGACCCACATCATGTACAGGCTCAGCAATTTGAAGATGCCCCCAGTGGTGCGGTGCGGTTCAAAAGCAAAGACTACATGGACGAATATATCAATCCGCCGGAGCAAGCACGCGAAGAGGCCCGTCCTAACCAGATGAAGCCGGAATTGCATTTTCCGGATCGGCCGGAAAAAGATGTGCTGATGTTTCTCATTAATCACGCCCCACTGCACGCCTGGCAGCGGGATGTGCTGGAGATTGTGCGGAACGAAGCCTACTATTTTTACCCACAGGCACAGACCAAGATCATTAATGAAGGGTGGGCCAGTTACTGGCATTCGCGGATCATGACTGAAAAAGCCCTGCACCCTTCGGAGTTACTGGACTATGCCGACCACCACTCGGGTACGATGGCAATGAGTGGTGGGCGATTGAATCCTTACAAACTAGGCATTGAACTGCTGCGAGATATCGAAGAACGTTGGAATACCGGCAGATTCGGGGAAGAATACGAAAATTGCGAGAATCTGGAAGAAAAACGGGCCTGGAACAAAAACCTGGGACTTGGCCGCAAAAAAATCTTCGAAGTTCGCCGTATTCACAACGATATTACGTTGCTGGATGCCTACATGACACCGGAATTCTGTGCCAAGCATAAGCTTTTTGGCTTCAAATACGATGATCACAGTCGCCAATATGTCATTGACACCCGGGATTTCGAGGCAATTAAACAGAAGCTGCTGACCAGCCTGACCAATTTTGGCAAACCGTGGATCTATGTGGTGGATGGTAATTTCCGCAATCGCAGTGAATTGTTGCTGCGGCACCAGCACCAGGGGGTAGATCTGAATGAGCAGGAAGCCCAGGATGTATTAGTAAATCTTAATAAACTGTGGGGCCGACCCGTCCACGTTGAAACCGTTTACGATGACCACAAAATGTTGCTGACCTTTGATGGCAGCGAACATTCACAGGAAATAATTGGAGATATCGATGCTGAAGCCTGA